Proteins found in one Tolypothrix sp. NIES-4075 genomic segment:
- a CDS encoding DinB/UmuC family translesion DNA polymerase, which translates to MALPQASGLSPDIATVAKELFETLEIRNRGVLLLGISLSNLNVKELQPVQLELVSVCADVDLELLVNQRLERSPDS; encoded by the coding sequence TTGGCGTTGCCGCAGGCTAGCGGCTTGTCGCCAGACATCGCTACTGTCGCCAAAGAACTGTTTGAAACTTTGGAAATAAGGAACCGAGGAGTTCTGTTGTTAGGCATTTCGTTGTCGAATCTTAATGTTAAGGAATTGCAACCAGTTCAGTTGGAGTTGGTTTCGGTCTGCGCCGACGTAGACTTGGAGTTGCTGGTTAATCAACGTTTGGAGCGATCGCCTGACTCCTAA
- a CDS encoding DinB/UmuC family translesion DNA polymerase: protein MPKPHLPSYLSDRAQMLLELEQIAQTVKLRLDQHQTSGRTLTLKIKFSDYQQITRSKTVLTPIRELSA from the coding sequence GTGCCGAAACCTCATTTGCCTTCATATTTAAGCGATCGCGCCCAAATGCTGTTAGAACTCGAACAAATTGCCCAAACTGTAAAGCTGCGTTTAGACCAACATCAAACTTCTGGACGCACTTTAACGCTTAAAATTAAGTTTTCAGATTATCAACAAATTACGCGCAGCAAGACTGTGCTGACTCCGATTAGAGAATTGAGTGCGTAG
- a CDS encoding Y-family DNA polymerase has translation MPFYVNPSWFLVLGLVTWSYSSGLAAASYEARKFGIHSAMPSLLGLKKCSNLIFAPPRFEVYRAISAQIHAIFVRYTDIFEPVALDEAYLDVTENKLGLPYASTVARHIRADIFRETNLTASAGVSINKFLAKMASGANKPNGMTVILPEDAIAFVEQLQERKVSRYWRGDCYQNALVGHSHWH, from the coding sequence ATTCCCTTCTATGTCAATCCGTCATGGTTTTTAGTTCTGGGCTTGGTAACTTGGAGCTATAGCAGTGGATTAGCAGCTGCTAGCTACGAAGCAAGAAAGTTTGGCATACACTCAGCCATGCCTTCACTCCTTGGACTTAAAAAATGTTCAAACCTCATCTTTGCTCCCCCAAGATTTGAGGTATACCGAGCAATATCAGCCCAAATTCACGCCATTTTTGTACGCTACACTGATATATTTGAACCAGTTGCTCTAGATGAAGCTTATCTTGATGTTACTGAAAATAAACTAGGATTGCCCTACGCTTCCACCGTTGCTCGACACATCAGAGCCGATATCTTCCGAGAAACCAACCTAACCGCATCGGCAGGCGTATCCATCAATAAATTCCTAGCAAAAATGGCATCAGGCGCGAATAAACCCAATGGTATGACGGTAATTCTACCAGAAGATGCAATCGCCTTTGTAGAACAACTACAAGAGCGAAAAGTTTCACGGTATTGGAGAGGTGATTGCTACCAAAATGCACTCGTTGGGCATTCGCACTGGCACTGA